A genomic segment from Helicobacter sp. NHP19-012 encodes:
- a CDS encoding rhodanese-like domain-containing protein → MESAYTHQLVELGHFNPKDYCVIDVRDAESYHKSHLKEAIHMDDLNAIKRFALEHPQDKVLLQCWRGNTAAQYANALHGVGVSNIYFLKANFEDFKASGLEVLEN, encoded by the coding sequence ATGGAAAGTGCTTACACACACCAGCTCGTGGAGCTTGGACATTTCAATCCCAAAGATTATTGCGTGATTGATGTCAGGGATGCAGAGAGTTACCACAAATCGCATTTAAAAGAGGCGATCCATATGGACGACCTGAACGCCATTAAAAGGTTTGCCCTAGAACACCCCCAAGATAAGGTTTTGTTGCAATGCTGGCGAGGTAACACCGCCGCCCAGTATGCCAACGCTTTACACGGCGTGGGTGTATCCAACATTTACTTTTTGAAAGCAAATTTTGAAGACTTTAAGGCTTCGGGCTTAGAAGTTCTAGAAAATTAG
- a CDS encoding uroporphyrinogen-III synthase, translated as MRPIVVIGSAITGDAKAALGPRVSYLACSQIVYLPLNLDNLTPPLPSLKALLFTSKHAPLSLEHNLKNTNTLAFLKSLPTFVLAPKSAQMAKSLGFNVAFVGQSGHAKGFVKEIKDLLPQPTLFVRAQSVATNALDFLPSLVAYKNIPLMLAQTQKPKPHSVLVFTAPSSYRHFLKNFAWDSSYVAVAIGQSTLNALDPHICAHLSPETSLEACLELAKTL; from the coding sequence GTGCGCCCGATTGTTGTGATCGGCAGTGCGATCACAGGGGACGCAAAAGCAGCACTAGGGCCCCGTGTCAGCTACCTAGCTTGTAGTCAAATTGTCTATTTGCCCCTAAATTTGGACAATCTAACCCCTCCCTTGCCTTCTTTAAAAGCTTTGCTTTTTACTTCTAAACACGCCCCCTTGAGTTTAGAGCACAATTTAAAAAACACCAATACCCTCGCCTTTCTAAAAAGCTTGCCCACCTTTGTGCTCGCCCCAAAAAGCGCACAAATGGCAAAAAGTCTAGGCTTTAATGTTGCCTTTGTGGGGCAAAGCGGACATGCCAAGGGCTTTGTTAAAGAAATTAAAGACCTTTTGCCACAGCCCACGCTCTTCGTGCGCGCTCAAAGTGTCGCCACAAATGCCCTAGACTTTTTACCCTCTTTGGTTGCCTACAAAAACATCCCATTAATGCTAGCGCAAACGCAAAAGCCCAAGCCCCACTCCGTGCTGGTGTTCACTGCCCCTAGCAGTTATAGGCATTTTTTAAAAAATTTTGCTTGGGATTCTAGCTATGTGGCCGTAGCCATCGGGCAAAGCACCTTAAACGCTCTTGATCCGCATATTTGCGCCCATTTAAGCCCAGAAACGAGCCTTGAAGCCTGCCTAGAGTTAGCCAAAACGCTTTAA
- the crcB gene encoding fluoride efflux transporter CrcB produces MHLMFLLAALGGAVGASLRYFVGKIAPTKLWIWQSFPVGTFSVNLIGCFVIGFAGHLAAKSILGDKMSVFFITGVLGGFTTFSSFGLDTLKLLQKQAFSEAIAYVVGSNLLGLLCVVAGWGLAKLVH; encoded by the coding sequence ATGCATTTGATGTTTTTATTAGCGGCACTGGGCGGGGCTGTGGGGGCTAGTTTGCGCTATTTTGTGGGCAAGATCGCGCCCACGAAGTTATGGATTTGGCAGAGTTTTCCTGTAGGCACTTTTAGCGTGAATTTGATCGGCTGCTTTGTGATCGGCTTTGCGGGGCATTTGGCGGCTAAATCCATCTTGGGCGATAAAATGAGCGTGTTTTTTATCACGGGGGTACTGGGGGGTTTTACGACTTTTTCCTCTTTTGGGCTAGACACTTTAAAGCTCTTACAAAAGCAAGCCTTTAGCGAGGCGATCGCCTATGTGGTGGGAAGCAACCTACTAGGGTTGCTCTGCGTAGTGGCTGGCTGGGGTTTAGCTAAACTCGTGCATTAG
- a CDS encoding EI24 domain-containing protein produces METPLQNIHKSWKDFLSWKMLFLNLGPVFLGVLFWGVILFHFGGNMVRIIEGFLPTSWDHYAHTNGLLPAMFLLAIKIFAYVLLLLCVLMLSLIGNLFISLFYTPVVICYLHKRDYTNLPLENFGDFMGCIQHFLKQLAYLCMFLVVCIPLYFIPFVGVFVSLIPHYFFFKNTLSFDIGSSIYNQETYQEVLKEYKVPHHKVAIVAYLFSLIPIFNFFATLLQTIILARFFLDIKAQKSNARV; encoded by the coding sequence ATGGAAACACCGCTACAAAACATCCATAAAAGCTGGAAAGACTTCTTAAGCTGGAAAATGTTGTTTTTAAACTTAGGACCCGTATTCTTAGGGGTGCTGTTTTGGGGAGTGATTTTGTTCCACTTCGGGGGCAATATGGTGCGCATCATTGAAGGCTTTTTACCCACGAGCTGGGATCACTACGCCCACACCAATGGGCTTTTGCCCGCCATGTTCTTGCTCGCCATTAAGATTTTTGCCTATGTGCTCTTGTTGCTCTGCGTCTTAATGTTGAGTTTGATCGGCAATCTCTTCATCTCGCTCTTTTACACCCCTGTGGTGATTTGCTACTTACACAAGCGCGATTACACAAACCTACCCCTAGAAAACTTCGGAGATTTCATGGGCTGTATCCAGCATTTCTTAAAGCAACTCGCCTACTTGTGCATGTTCTTGGTGGTGTGTATCCCGCTGTACTTCATCCCCTTCGTGGGGGTGTTCGTGTCCCTGATCCCGCATTACTTTTTCTTTAAAAACACGCTCTCTTTTGACATCGGTAGTTCCATTTACAACCAAGAAACCTATCAAGAAGTGCTCAAGGAATACAAAGTCCCCCACCACAAAGTCGCCATTGTGGCTTACTTATTCTCTTTGATTCCTATATTTAACTTTTTTGCCACGCTTTTACAGACCATCATCCTTGCCCGCTTCTTCTTAGACATCAAAGCCCAAAAATCTAATGCACGAGTTTAG
- a CDS encoding peptidylprolyl isomerase produces the protein MVKRSIVSLVLMGALGVGFVGAKTLATVTFPAPQDTPTKGKHHRKHKEAPAKPEVVDITESDFNVIKQRNPNFDFDKLKPEQKEALLEQAINNLLIEREAKREKLDETADFAKRMASYKKQLLVETWAKRQAEAIGKEDIPEAKLKQYYEANKAQFVQQEAHARHILVKTEADAKRVISELNKVPKTRVEKEFIEIANRESIDPNTKNSKNGGDLGKFQKSQMAPEFSNAVFALKPGTYTKTPVKTEFGYHVIYLNSKNEPKTPTFEQARQTIIGILKEHKFQEYVKGELEKLRKHVQINITKD, from the coding sequence ATGGTTAAGAGAAGCATCGTGAGTTTGGTTTTGATGGGGGCGTTAGGTGTGGGTTTTGTGGGGGCAAAGACTTTAGCCACCGTGACTTTCCCCGCCCCTCAAGACACACCCACTAAGGGTAAACACCACAGAAAACACAAAGAAGCCCCTGCTAAACCCGAAGTGGTGGACATCACAGAGAGCGATTTTAATGTGATTAAGCAGCGCAACCCAAACTTTGACTTTGACAAACTCAAACCCGAGCAAAAAGAAGCCTTGCTAGAACAAGCCATCAACAATTTGTTGATTGAAAGAGAAGCTAAAAGAGAGAAACTAGACGAAACCGCTGACTTTGCCAAAAGGATGGCGAGCTATAAAAAACAACTTTTGGTTGAAACTTGGGCAAAACGCCAAGCTGAGGCGATCGGTAAAGAGGACATCCCCGAAGCTAAATTAAAACAATACTACGAGGCAAATAAAGCGCAATTCGTGCAACAAGAAGCCCACGCCCGCCACATTTTAGTAAAAACCGAAGCGGATGCCAAACGGGTGATCTCCGAGCTCAACAAAGTGCCTAAAACCCGTGTAGAAAAAGAATTTATCGAAATTGCCAACCGCGAATCCATCGACCCCAACACTAAAAACAGCAAAAATGGCGGGGATTTGGGCAAATTCCAAAAAAGCCAAATGGCACCCGAGTTTTCTAACGCTGTCTTTGCGCTCAAACCTGGCACCTACACAAAAACCCCCGTTAAAACTGAGTTTGGCTACCATGTGATTTATCTTAATAGCAAAAATGAGCCAAAAACCCCTACTTTTGAGCAAGCTAGGCAAACCATCATCGGTATCTTAAAAGAGCACAAGTTTCAAGAATATGTCAAGGGAGAGCTCGAGAAGTTGCGCAAACATGTACAAATAAACATCACCAAAGATTAG
- a CDS encoding class II fructose-bisphosphate aldolase has product MLVTGIEILSKAHKEGYGVGAFNFVNFEMLRAIFEAADTAKSPLIVQASEGAIKYLGIDMVLSMVYTMSKRYSDIPVALHLDHGTSFESCKKAVDAGFTSVMIDASHHPFKENLNLTKEVVDYAHSKGVSVEAELGRLMGIEDNISVDEKDAVLVNPNEAEEFVKVSQVDYLAPAIGTSHGAFKFKGEPKLDFDRLVEVKKRTNIPLVLHGASSIPESVRQAFLSTGGDLKGSKGVPFDFIEQSIKGGINKINIDTDLRLAFIGQVRKMANENPSEFDLRKYFTPGIEAVKAVIVERMRVLGSAGKI; this is encoded by the coding sequence ATGCTAGTTACGGGCATTGAGATTTTAAGCAAAGCCCATAAGGAGGGCTATGGAGTTGGGGCGTTTAACTTTGTCAATTTTGAAATGTTGCGCGCGATCTTTGAGGCAGCCGACACCGCCAAATCGCCCCTCATCGTGCAAGCCAGCGAGGGGGCGATCAAGTATTTGGGTATTGACATGGTGCTTAGCATGGTCTATACCATGAGCAAACGCTACTCGGACATCCCCGTCGCCTTGCACCTTGATCACGGCACCAGCTTTGAGAGCTGTAAAAAGGCGGTGGATGCGGGCTTCACTTCTGTGATGATCGACGCCTCGCATCACCCCTTCAAAGAAAATCTAAATCTCACTAAAGAAGTGGTGGATTACGCCCACTCCAAGGGGGTGAGCGTGGAGGCAGAGCTAGGACGGCTGATGGGCATTGAGGATAATATCTCCGTAGATGAAAAAGACGCAGTCTTGGTCAATCCTAATGAGGCTGAAGAGTTTGTGAAAGTGAGCCAAGTGGATTATTTAGCCCCGGCTATTGGCACGAGCCACGGGGCGTTTAAGTTCAAGGGCGAGCCCAAACTAGACTTTGATCGCCTTGTGGAGGTGAAAAAACGCACCAATATCCCCCTAGTCTTGCACGGGGCAAGCTCCATCCCTGAAAGCGTGCGCCAAGCCTTTTTAAGCACGGGCGGGGATTTAAAGGGCTCTAAAGGCGTGCCCTTTGACTTCATCGAGCAGTCCATCAAGGGTGGGATCAATAAAATCAACATCGACACAGATTTACGCCTAGCCTTCATCGGCCAAGTGCGTAAAATGGCAAACGAAAACCCCAGCGAGTTTGACTTGCGTAAATACTTCACCCCCGGCATAGAGGCGGTGAAAGCCGTCATTGTGGAGCGCATGCGTGTGCTTGGCAGTGCGGGTAAAATTTAA
- the efp gene encoding elongation factor P, translated as MAIGMGELKKNLKIEIQGVPYRIVEYQHVKPGKGAAFVRAKIKSFLDGKVIEKTFHAGDKCDEPNLLQKPMQFLYFDGSSYQFMDTETYEQIALSEDQVGDAPKWMLDGSQVQVLFHNEKAISVEVAQVVELKITETPPNFKGDTSSASKKPATLETGAVVQVPFHVLEGEVIRVNTQTGEYLEKVK; from the coding sequence ATGGCCATTGGCATGGGCGAATTAAAAAAGAATTTGAAAATTGAAATACAGGGCGTGCCTTACCGCATCGTGGAATACCAGCATGTCAAACCGGGCAAGGGTGCGGCCTTTGTGCGGGCGAAAATCAAATCGTTTTTAGACGGCAAGGTGATTGAAAAAACTTTCCACGCCGGCGACAAATGCGATGAGCCCAATTTATTGCAAAAACCCATGCAATTTCTCTATTTTGACGGCAGCAGCTACCAATTCATGGACACAGAAACCTATGAGCAAATCGCTTTGAGCGAGGATCAAGTGGGGGACGCGCCCAAATGGATGCTCGATGGCTCCCAAGTACAGGTGCTCTTTCATAATGAAAAGGCAATTTCTGTGGAGGTCGCCCAAGTGGTGGAGTTGAAGATCACAGAGACCCCCCCCAATTTCAAGGGCGACACCTCCAGTGCCAGCAAAAAACCCGCCACGCTTGAAACTGGGGCGGTGGTGCAAGTGCCCTTCCATGTGCTCGAGGGCGAGGTGATTAGAGTCAACACCCAAACGGGCGAATACCTCGAAAAGGTGAAATAA
- a CDS encoding ABC transporter permease, whose amino-acid sequence MLKVFADELKGIFSHLGVLMVIIGGPLFYAMLYPLPYKNDIVTRQAIALVDHDHSHLSYRFTQMLESTQGVRITYRPSSIQEAKKLLEEEKVFGIVLIPRFFERHVYTSVPAKIELYANANYFLIYSTIAHATLETLQALSQRVKIYKDLYLSERTTEHNLFDLQTIPLYNPSLGYLNYAIAHVFIFILHQTLLIGAGAITCANPRRFKGFGEALKICFVRVLCFTLIYIFHLLLYFGMLFPYYGVHIHANPTQLLIFGVVFLFAVASCGVFFGSFLSKPAQATQIVLFSSLPLIFMMGFIWPTELIPAFLRLPLQLIPATHGISGFVMLNQFAAPFNAVRYDLCALVILALGSLVAGAWRLARADFATMNQLKLKD is encoded by the coding sequence ATGCTAAAGGTATTTGCAGACGAACTTAAGGGCATTTTTAGCCACCTTGGGGTGCTGATGGTGATCATCGGTGGGCCGCTCTTTTATGCCATGCTCTACCCCCTGCCCTATAAAAACGACATTGTAACACGGCAAGCCATCGCCCTAGTGGATCACGACCACAGCCACTTGTCCTATAGGTTTACCCAAATGCTAGAAAGCACGCAGGGGGTGAGGATCACCTACCGCCCAAGCTCCATTCAAGAGGCCAAGAAACTCTTAGAAGAAGAAAAAGTCTTTGGGATCGTGCTGATCCCTCGATTTTTTGAGCGGCATGTATACACGAGCGTTCCTGCAAAAATTGAGCTGTATGCCAACGCCAACTACTTTCTCATCTACAGCACCATCGCCCACGCCACGCTAGAGACTCTGCAAGCCCTAAGCCAAAGGGTCAAAATCTACAAGGATTTATACCTAAGCGAGCGCACCACTGAGCACAATCTCTTTGATCTGCAAACCATCCCACTTTACAACCCCTCCCTTGGCTATCTTAACTACGCCATCGCCCATGTCTTTATTTTCATCTTGCACCAAACGCTTTTGATCGGGGCGGGGGCGATCACCTGTGCCAACCCTAGACGCTTTAAGGGCTTTGGGGAGGCTCTAAAAATCTGCTTTGTGCGTGTCTTGTGCTTCACCTTGATCTACATTTTCCATTTACTGCTCTACTTTGGAATGCTCTTCCCCTACTATGGCGTGCACATCCACGCCAACCCCACACAATTACTGATCTTTGGCGTGGTCTTTCTCTTTGCGGTGGCAAGCTGTGGGGTGTTCTTTGGCTCGTTCTTGAGTAAGCCTGCCCAAGCCACGCAAATTGTCCTTTTCAGCTCTTTGCCCTTAATTTTTATGATGGGCTTCATTTGGCCCACCGAGCTCATCCCTGCTTTTTTGCGCCTGCCTCTGCAGCTCATCCCTGCCACGCATGGCATCTCGGGTTTTGTGATGCTCAACCAATTTGCCGCTCCCTTTAACGCAGTGCGTTACGACCTGTGCGCCTTGGTTATTTTAGCCCTTGGCAGCCTAGTGGCGGGGGCGTGGCGGCTTGCAAGGGCAGATTTTGCTACAATGAATCAACTTAAATTAAAGGATTAA
- a CDS encoding ABC transporter permease: MWAKFFQSRFAMAVCVAPLFFGLLMIALFYQQIPTQLNIGVVDLDNSQLSHEMVRSLNASSALNVAHFYSNLDQAKPFLASKKIYGVVVIPKNLERQVKLGVQTPIALYYNATYVLVGKTLLNAFLYTLSALEIKQDVATNLKLHSDLNTAKALAFPMYVDLHTLFNEHNNYAQFLLMAILPCMWQILAALGMFNFVQMCQNGREVWVALGLNTLIFSAWGALMLFYLKPYNAHWGLLLFSCVLLVLAISSVVVGFFFLLKEPMRVASFIALYTAPSLAFVGVTYPTDNMPALAQFWSALLPATYFIKATIALDYYQAPLDLALKAIAHLPVFWLFYVLGLALFAKRERAC, from the coding sequence ATGTGGGCAAAGTTTTTCCAATCGCGCTTTGCAATGGCGGTGTGCGTAGCCCCACTTTTCTTTGGGCTTCTTATGATCGCCTTGTTTTATCAACAAATCCCTACACAGCTAAACATCGGGGTGGTGGACTTGGATAACAGCCAACTAAGCCACGAAATGGTGCGCTCGCTTAATGCCAGTAGTGCGCTTAATGTGGCGCATTTTTACAGCAATTTAGACCAAGCCAAGCCTTTTTTGGCCTCTAAAAAAATCTATGGGGTGGTGGTGATCCCTAAGAATTTAGAGCGTCAGGTCAAACTGGGCGTGCAAACCCCCATAGCCCTATACTACAACGCCACCTATGTGCTGGTGGGCAAGACCTTGCTAAACGCCTTTTTATACACTCTCTCCGCCCTAGAAATCAAGCAAGATGTCGCCACGAATTTAAAGCTGCACAGCGATTTAAACACCGCCAAAGCCCTAGCCTTCCCCATGTATGTCGATTTACACACCCTATTTAACGAGCACAACAACTATGCGCAATTTTTGCTGATGGCGATCTTGCCTTGCATGTGGCAGATCTTGGCGGCTTTGGGGATGTTTAACTTTGTGCAGATGTGCCAAAATGGTCGTGAAGTGTGGGTGGCTTTGGGGCTCAACACGCTCATTTTTAGCGCATGGGGGGCGTTGATGCTCTTTTACTTGAAGCCTTACAACGCCCACTGGGGACTATTACTGTTCTCTTGTGTACTGTTGGTTTTGGCGATCTCTAGCGTGGTGGTGGGTTTCTTTTTCTTGCTGAAAGAGCCGATGCGCGTGGCCTCTTTCATCGCCCTTTATACCGCCCCCTCTTTAGCGTTTGTGGGCGTCACCTACCCCACAGACAACATGCCCGCCCTAGCGCAATTTTGGAGCGCGCTCTTGCCCGCCACTTACTTCATAAAAGCCACCATTGCCCTAGACTATTACCAAGCCCCCCTAGATTTAGCCTTAAAAGCCATCGCCCACTTGCCGGTCTTTTGGCTCTTTTATGTACTAGGGCTTGCCCTTTTTGCCAAAAGAGAGCGGGCATGCTAA
- a CDS encoding HlyD family secretion protein — protein sequence MKTARTPVIVVALAAVGILIWLGQVYYSAYNHKQQRLQGFIEAREYSVSSKLAGRVESVLVKKGDFIKKGDLVFTIDSPEAEAKLLQASSSHKAAKALSNEVLRGSRSQTIKSAKDVYQAAKAQSDLAEETYKRIQSLYDKGVASLQKRDEAYAAFQSATFKKNAAYEQYQLALEGASNESKIAAKEKEQAALGQLNEVQAFLRDKKAYSPIDGEVSNVLLYGGELSPKGFPVVLVTDTAHAWLDLSVPEKYLSRFKKGARFTGYIPALKESVEFKVTHIAVMGDFATWKSTNSSQSYDMKSFGIEATPLKDMQALRVGMSVLVDIPSD from the coding sequence GTGAAGACAGCAAGAACCCCGGTTATTGTGGTTGCTTTGGCAGCGGTGGGGATTTTAATTTGGCTCGGGCAGGTGTATTACAGCGCCTACAACCACAAACAGCAACGCCTACAAGGCTTTATAGAGGCTAGAGAGTACAGCGTGAGCTCCAAGCTTGCCGGGCGGGTGGAGAGCGTTTTAGTCAAAAAGGGCGACTTCATTAAAAAAGGGGATTTGGTTTTTACGATCGACAGCCCCGAAGCGGAGGCAAAACTACTACAAGCCAGCTCCAGCCACAAAGCCGCCAAAGCCTTGAGTAATGAAGTGCTTAGGGGTAGCCGCAGCCAAACCATTAAGAGCGCAAAAGATGTTTACCAAGCTGCCAAGGCGCAAAGCGATTTAGCCGAAGAAACCTATAAACGTATCCAAAGCCTATATGACAAGGGCGTGGCGAGTTTACAAAAGCGCGATGAAGCCTACGCAGCCTTTCAAAGCGCAACCTTTAAGAAAAACGCCGCTTACGAGCAATACCAACTCGCTCTAGAGGGTGCGTCCAATGAGAGCAAGATCGCCGCTAAAGAGAAAGAGCAGGCCGCTTTAGGGCAACTCAACGAAGTGCAGGCGTTTTTAAGGGATAAAAAGGCCTACAGCCCTATCGATGGCGAGGTGAGCAATGTCTTGCTTTATGGTGGAGAGTTAAGCCCCAAGGGCTTTCCTGTGGTGCTGGTTACCGACACTGCGCATGCGTGGTTGGATTTAAGCGTGCCTGAAAAGTATTTGAGCCGCTTTAAAAAAGGGGCGCGCTTTACAGGCTACATCCCCGCCTTGAAAGAGAGCGTGGAGTTTAAGGTTACGCATATTGCGGTGATGGGCGATTTTGCGACTTGGAAAAGCACGAACAGCAGCCAAAGCTACGACATGAAAAGCTTTGGGATTGAAGCCACGCCCCTAAAGGACATGCAGGCTTTGCGGGTGGGCATGAGCGTGTTGGTGGACATCCCTAGCGACTAA
- a CDS encoding TolC family protein: MRNDRFGVLVGLLSGVLAAQTELSPLQIEAKNSTSLSTLQTDKSTKITLKQAWGMVLANYDGIKAQDYAEKKAKKLSTAAKLSFLPEIDLSAFYVHLGKTIEIQPVSAGQRTQIQNNINGLENSLKPSLEQIAQMGAPFQRLAGTLSGVMAQGTAGLMGALNQPFLFSKQNIVMGALSIIYPLYMGGERFYMTKLASLAHKESMEVSRLKRLSTFQELVKIYYGLVLNMEVDEVLKGVQAGHLKHYQNALKRLKAGQIAKVEALSAQVAYEKSKTKSMQADDALEVATLAFNTILSSQNIPVAKAHFAPTAHLNIRPKALPSLDFFVQETLSSYPVLRSLAIKQQSAQQMTKLQVAKFLPHFNFFGAYLMKENNSTMMNMIPEWFVGVGARLPILTPNGRIMHYQAAKIDELQTSALQSQAKKDMELLVHKTYLQCQSLLKEYKSLDTSVELAKENLKLQEEAFNQGMATNAMVVDARNSLAGILVEQKTHAYKYISALVDLMVLSGHTDLFYDFVY, translated from the coding sequence ATGCGCAATGATCGGTTTGGGGTGTTGGTGGGGCTACTTAGCGGCGTGCTGGCGGCACAAACGGAGCTCAGCCCCTTGCAAATAGAAGCTAAAAACTCTACAAGTTTAAGCACTCTGCAGACGGATAAATCCACGAAAATCACGCTCAAGCAGGCGTGGGGTATGGTGTTGGCCAACTACGATGGCATCAAGGCGCAGGACTACGCCGAGAAAAAAGCAAAAAAATTAAGCACAGCCGCCAAGCTCTCTTTCTTACCTGAAATTGATTTGAGCGCCTTTTATGTGCACTTAGGCAAGACCATTGAGATCCAGCCTGTGAGTGCAGGGCAACGCACCCAAATCCAAAACAATATTAACGGGTTGGAAAATTCCCTAAAACCTTCACTCGAACAGATCGCCCAAATGGGCGCACCTTTCCAAAGATTAGCGGGCACGCTGAGCGGGGTGATGGCACAGGGGACGGCGGGGCTAATGGGGGCGTTGAATCAGCCTTTTTTGTTCTCTAAACAAAACATTGTGATGGGGGCTTTGAGCATCATTTATCCGCTGTATATGGGCGGAGAGCGTTTTTATATGACTAAATTAGCGTCTTTGGCACATAAAGAGTCGATGGAGGTGTCCCGGCTTAAAAGGCTCTCCACCTTTCAAGAGTTGGTCAAAATTTACTATGGCTTGGTGCTGAATATGGAGGTGGATGAGGTGCTTAAGGGCGTGCAAGCGGGGCATTTAAAGCACTACCAAAATGCCCTCAAACGCCTAAAAGCGGGGCAAATCGCCAAAGTGGAGGCCTTAAGCGCGCAGGTGGCGTATGAAAAGAGCAAAACCAAGTCTATGCAAGCTGATGATGCGCTAGAGGTGGCGACTTTGGCGTTTAACACCATTTTAAGCAGCCAAAACATTCCCGTGGCCAAAGCCCACTTTGCCCCCACAGCGCATTTAAACATCCGCCCCAAAGCCCTGCCTAGTTTGGACTTTTTTGTGCAAGAAACCTTGAGCTCTTACCCTGTGTTAAGAAGTCTGGCGATCAAACAACAGAGTGCACAGCAAATGACAAAATTACAAGTAGCAAAGTTTCTCCCCCATTTTAATTTTTTTGGGGCGTACTTGATGAAAGAGAACAACTCCACAATGATGAATATGATCCCCGAGTGGTTTGTGGGCGTGGGCGCGAGGCTGCCCATTTTAACCCCCAATGGGCGCATCATGCATTACCAAGCCGCTAAGATTGACGAGCTACAAACCTCCGCCTTGCAAAGCCAAGCCAAAAAGGATATGGAGCTGTTGGTGCATAAAACCTACCTGCAATGCCAATCCTTGCTCAAAGAGTATAAAAGTTTAGATACGAGCGTGGAGCTGGCTAAAGAAAATTTAAAATTGCAAGAAGAGGCGTTCAACCAGGGCATGGCGACCAACGCGATGGTGGTGGACGCGCGCAACTCTTTGGCGGGCATTTTGGTAGAGCAAAAGACCCACGCCTACAAATACATCAGCGCATTGGTGGATTTAATGGTGCTTAGCGGCCATACAGACCTATTTTACGACTTTGTTTACTAA
- a CDS encoding hemolysin family protein gives MCALALVLVLCNAFFVLSEFAIVKVRRSKLEELSLHNNPNATLALKINASVNTYLSATQLGVTLASLGLGWLGEPALAHLITLMLHKWVHFSALHAIVHVLSVVLAFCCITLLHVILGEIVPKSVAIVRAESVVLWIARPLHAFWMLSYPIVNLFDFLARLVLKLFGIEPQKDSAHSEEEIKIIVGESLKGGVIDYVEEELIKNAVDFSDTSAKEIMTPRSDMVCLDTKQTHEQHLQTILKHPFTRYPCCEGHKDNILGVVHIKDILSTPLLERKEPDLKHLLQEVLIVPESASISQILIKMNQQQRRMALVVDEYGGTSGVLTMDDIFEEIMGDIFEGQNESKEGIKKVDEYTFECDGRVDLESVEELLGFRFEHNYEQVTLGGYVFSLLERLPEVGDVVGDERCIFEVLDMDKTRIRKLKLVKKDL, from the coding sequence ATGTGCGCTCTCGCCCTTGTTTTGGTGTTGTGCAACGCCTTTTTTGTGCTCTCTGAATTTGCCATTGTCAAGGTCAGGCGCTCCAAACTTGAAGAACTAAGCCTTCATAACAACCCCAATGCCACCCTTGCCCTAAAAATCAACGCTTCAGTGAATACCTATTTAAGTGCCACGCAGCTAGGCGTTACTCTAGCTTCTTTGGGGCTGGGCTGGCTGGGTGAACCCGCCCTAGCACATTTAATCACGCTTATGCTGCATAAATGGGTGCATTTTTCCGCCCTGCACGCCATTGTGCATGTCCTAAGCGTGGTGCTCGCCTTTTGTTGCATCACTTTATTGCATGTGATCTTGGGCGAAATTGTGCCTAAGTCGGTTGCCATTGTGCGGGCAGAGAGCGTGGTTTTGTGGATAGCTCGGCCCTTGCATGCCTTTTGGATGCTCTCTTATCCCATCGTCAATCTCTTTGACTTCTTGGCGCGCTTGGTGCTCAAACTCTTTGGTATTGAGCCGCAAAAGGACAGCGCACACTCGGAGGAAGAGATTAAAATCATCGTGGGGGAGAGTTTAAAAGGGGGGGTGATCGACTATGTGGAGGAGGAGCTGATTAAAAACGCCGTGGATTTTTCAGACACAAGTGCCAAAGAGATCATGACCCCGCGTAGCGACATGGTTTGTTTAGACACCAAGCAGACCCATGAGCAGCACCTGCAAACGATTTTAAAGCACCCCTTCACCCGCTACCCTTGTTGCGAGGGGCATAAGGACAATATTTTAGGCGTGGTGCACATCAAGGACATTTTATCCACCCCCCTCTTGGAGCGTAAAGAACCTGACCTAAAGCATTTATTGCAAGAGGTGTTGATTGTGCCCGAGAGCGCGTCCATTTCGCAGATTCTCATTAAAATGAACCAACAGCAAAGGCGCATGGCGTTGGTGGTGGATGAGTATGGGGGGACTTCGGGGGTTTTAACGATGGACGACATTTTTGAGGAAATCATGGGCGACATTTTTGAGGGACAAAATGAGAGCAAAGAGGGGATTAAAAAGGTCGATGAATACACCTTTGAATGCGACGGGCGGGTGGATTTAGAGAGTGTGGAGGAGCTGTTGGGCTTTCGCTTTGAGCATAACTACGAGCAGGTAACTTTGGGGGGGTATGTTTTTAGCTTGCTAGAGAGGTTACCCGAGGTGGGCGATGTAGTGGGCGATGAGCGGTGTATTTTTGAAGTGTTGGACATGGACAAGACGCGGATTCGCAAACTCAAGCTCGTAAAAAAGGATTTATGA